In Pseudomonas sp. FP1742, the DNA window TCGATCAAGCCGTTGGCGCGCCCGGTGTTCACACAGAACAGCCGCCCCTGTGGGGTTTCGCCAACTTCCCAAGTGCCGGGCAACTTGCGCTTGGGGTCGGTGGAGCGGCTGAACCAGACTTGCCCGCCCTCGACCTGGCAATTAAGCATTGAACCGGTGTTCGGGCAGTGAATGGTCAGCAATTCACCGCCAACGGTTTCGATATCGGCGAGAAAACGTTTGTAACGACGAATCAAGCGACCTTCTTCGAGGGGAGGATGGAAGCGCATCAGCCTTGCCAGCTCTTCAAACCGCGAGCAATCCGCTCGACTGCTTCTTGCAAGCGCGGAAGGCTCTGGGTGTAGGCAAACCGCACGTGATGCCCGGCCTGATGGCGCCCGAAATCCAGCCCCGGGGTGATCGCAACGTGCTCGGTTTCGAGGAAATGCTGGCAGAACGCGAAGGCATCTCCACCGAAATTGCTGATATCGGCATATAAATAGAACGCGCCTTCCGGCTCTACCACGATACCGAAGCCCAATTCCCGCAGGGCCGGCAGCAGGAAATCGCGACGTCGACCGAACTCGGCGCGGCGCTCCTCGAAAATGCTGATCGTGGCAGGCTCGAAGCAGGCCAATGCGGCGTGCTGGGCCATGCTCGGTGCGCTGATATAGAGATTCTGGGCGAGTTTCTCCAGTTCACTTACCGCCGCTTCAGGCGCCACCAGCCAACCGAGGCGCCAGCCGGTCATGCCGAAATACTTGGAAAAACTATTGAGGACGAAGGCACTGTCATCGACTTCCAGCACGCTGGCCGCATCCGTGCCGTAAGTCAGGCCGTGGTAGATCTCGTCGACCACCAAATGACCGTGGCGGGCCTTGATCGCCGCGGACAGCCCGGCCAGTTCATCACGGGTCAGGATGGTCCCGGTAGGGTTGGCCGGCGATGCTACCAGGGCGCCGACGCTGTCGTGATCCCAGTGACGTGCCACCAGGTCCGGAGTCAGTTGATAACGCACATCCGGGCCCACCGGCACCAGTTGCGCAGCGCCTTCCACCAGGCGCAGGAAGTGCCGGTTGCACGGGTAACCCGGGTCTGCCAGCAGCCAGTGCTTGCCTGGGTCCACCAGCAAGGCACTGGCCAACAGCAACGCGCCTGAACCGCCAGGCGTGAT includes these proteins:
- a CDS encoding pyridoxal phosphate-dependent aminotransferase; amino-acid sequence: MALSYSARSRAIEPFHVMALLARANELQAAGHDVIHLEIGEPDFTTAEPIIQAGQAALTAGKTRYTAARGIPELREAISGFYQQRYGLNIDPQRILITPGGSGALLLASALLVDPGKHWLLADPGYPCNRHFLRLVEGAAQLVPVGPDVRYQLTPDLVARHWDHDSVGALVASPANPTGTILTRDELAGLSAAIKARHGHLVVDEIYHGLTYGTDAASVLEVDDSAFVLNSFSKYFGMTGWRLGWLVAPEAAVSELEKLAQNLYISAPSMAQHAALACFEPATISIFEERRAEFGRRRDFLLPALRELGFGIVVEPEGAFYLYADISNFGGDAFAFCQHFLETEHVAITPGLDFGRHQAGHHVRFAYTQSLPRLQEAVERIARGLKSWQG